Proteins co-encoded in one Medicago truncatula cultivar Jemalong A17 chromosome 8, MtrunA17r5.0-ANR, whole genome shotgun sequence genomic window:
- the LOC11423972 gene encoding dihydrolipoyllysine-residue acetyltransferase component 2 of pyruvate dehydrogenase complex, mitochondrial, which translates to MASHLLNHSKKLRNASSLLHHDRALLLRMFCSDVQPRNPDVWKTQLQERESSARNHVSESSPNFTKLSFGVQKRNMSTMKRGYMRESLLNREISQNSQVLSRRSYSSASDLPPHQEIGMPSLSPTMTEGNIARWLKKEGDKVSPGEVLCEVETDKATVEMECMEEGFLAKIVRKEGEKEIQVGEVIAITVEEEADIAKFKDYQPSASESSAPPAKETPAPPPPKKEVAEEPAREPEPKVSKPSAPPSSGDRIFASPLARKLAEEKNVNLSSIKGTGPDGLIVKGDIDDYLASGAKEVSAPSKAKPAADAALDYTDIPVSQIRKITASRLLLSKQTIPHYYLTVDTCVDKLMSLRTQLNSLQEASGGARISVNDLVIKAAALALRKVPQCNSSWTNDYIRQYHNVNINVAVQTDHGLFVPVVRDADKKGLSTIGEEVKQLAKKAKENSLKPQDYEGGTFTVSNLGGPFGVKQFCAIVNPPQSGILAVGSAERRVVPGSGAEEFKFASFIAVTLSCDHRVIDGAIGAEWLKAFKGYIENPETMLL; encoded by the exons atGGCTTCTCATTTACTCAATCACTCCAAAAAG ttAAGAAATGCTTCGAGTTTGTTACACCACGACCGTGCTCTTTTGCTTCGTATGTTTTGCAGCGATGTTCAGCCCAGAAATCCtg ATGTGTGGAAAACTCAATTACAAGAGCGTGAGTCTTCAGCGAGAAATCATGTCTCTGAATCATCCCCAAACTTTACT aAACTTTCATTTGGTGTACAGAAGAGAAACATGTCCACCATGAAAAGGGGTTACATGAGGGAGTCGTTGTTGAATAGAGAGATTTCAca AAATTCACAGGTTCTGTCTAGGAGAAGCTATTCATCAGCTTCAG ATCTCCCCCCACACCAGGAAATTGGAATGCCTTCTCTCTCGCCTACAATGACAGAG GGTAACATTGCAAGATGGTTGAAGAAAGAAGGTGATAAAGTTTCTCCTGGTGAAGTGCTCTGTGAAGTTGAAACT GATAAAGCTACAGTTGAAATGGAGTGCATGGAGGAAGGTTTTCTGGCCAAAATAGTACGTAAGGAAGGCgaaaaagaaattcaagttgGTGAG GTAATTGCCATAACTGTTGAAGAGGAGGCGGACATTGCCAAATTTAAAGACTATCAACCTTCAGCATCTGAATCTAGTGCCCCCCCTGCCAAAGAAACACCTGCCCCACCTCCCCCAAAGAAAGAGGTGGCAGAGGAGCCTGCCCGAGAACCTGAGCCAAAGGTTTCCAAACCTAGTGCACCACCTTCATCTGGAGATCGCATATTTGCTAGTCCCCTTGCTAGAAAGTTAGCTGAAGAGAAAAAT GTGAATCTCTCCAGCATCAAAGGAACAGGACCTGATGGGCTCATTGTCAAGGGTGACATTGATGATTACTTGG CTTCTGGTGCTAAAGAAGTTTCAGCACCTTCAAAGGCCAAGCCTGCAGCAGATGCAGCATTGGATTATACCGACATTCCTGTCTCACAAATAAGGAAG ATCACGGCTTCACGTTTGTTGCTATCAAAACAAACTATTCCTCATTACTATTTGACAGTAGATACATGTGTTGACAAACTCATGAG TTTGCGTACCCAACTCAATTCACTACAGGAAGCTTCTGGTGGTGCCCGTATATCAGTAAATGACCTTGTAATCAag GCTGCTGCTTTGGCTCTCCGTAAAGTTCCTCAGTGTAACAGTTCATGGACAAATGACTATATTCGCCA GTATCATAATGTGAATATCAATGTTGCCGTGCAGACTGATCATGGACTCTTTGTTCCAGTCGTCAGG GATGCAGACAAGAAAGGCCTCTCTACAATAGGTGAAGAGGTCAAACAATTGGCAAAGAAAGCCAAAGAAAACAGCTTGAAACCCCAAGATTACGAG GGAGGTACATTTACGGTGTCTAACTTGGGAGGGCCATTTGGAGTCAAACAGTTCTGTGCCATTGTCAATCCTCCTCAATCAGGCATTCTTGCAGTTGGATCTG CTGAGAGGAGAGTCGTTCCAGGTTCAGGTGCTGAAGAATTCAAGTTTGCTTCCTTCATAGCCGTGACCCTCAGCTGTGATCATCGTGTTATAGATG GGGCGATTGGTGCCGAATGGTTGAAAGCATTCAAAGGCTATATTGAGAATCCAGAAACCATGTTGTTGTAA